In a genomic window of Stakelama saccharophila:
- a CDS encoding COQ9 family protein yields the protein MAATTLSADATLDEIRAALAPELPVNAAFDGWSPKAVDAAARTVGVDADVARLAFPGGAVDLIDAWFAYIDARMAEALPAEALAEMKIRERIAALVEKRLELLAGEREALRRAVAVLAMPQNVARAAKLGWRSADRMWRLAGDVATDYNHYTKRGILAGVYAATITVFLDDESERWAQTRAFLARRIEGIMRFEKAKAKWLGRGRDRRISLSRFVGRLRYPAI from the coding sequence ATGGCCGCCACGACCCTTTCCGCCGATGCCACGCTCGACGAGATCCGCGCCGCCCTGGCGCCGGAGCTTCCGGTCAACGCCGCGTTCGACGGCTGGTCGCCCAAGGCGGTCGACGCCGCGGCGCGGACGGTGGGTGTCGACGCCGATGTCGCGCGGCTGGCCTTCCCCGGCGGCGCTGTCGACCTGATCGACGCCTGGTTCGCGTATATCGATGCGCGCATGGCAGAGGCCTTGCCCGCCGAGGCGTTGGCCGAGATGAAGATTCGCGAGCGGATCGCGGCGCTTGTCGAAAAGCGGCTCGAACTGCTGGCGGGTGAGCGCGAGGCGTTGCGCCGCGCCGTCGCGGTACTCGCCATGCCGCAGAATGTGGCGCGGGCGGCGAAGCTGGGCTGGCGCTCGGCCGATCGGATGTGGCGCCTCGCGGGCGATGTGGCCACCGACTACAACCATTATACCAAGCGCGGCATCCTGGCCGGCGTCTATGCCGCGACCATCACCGTCTTCCTCGACGACGAATCGGAAAGGTGGGCCCAGACGCGGGCCTTCCTCGCGCGGCGGATCGAGGGCATCATGCGGTTCGAAAAGGCGAAGGCGAAGTGGCTCGGTCGCGGCCGGGACCGGCGGATCAGCCTGTCGCGCTTCGTCGGTCGGCTGCGCTATCCGGCCATCTGA
- a CDS encoding prephenate/arogenate dehydrogenase family protein, producing MLPFARVTIIGLGLIGSSIARGIRAEMPSVEVTGHDADPDVRERAVEIGLCDDIADSAGAAVIDADLVILCVPVGAMGAAAAEFAEDLPADAIVSDVGSCKESVAAALAEALPGAIIVPAHPVAGTERSGPDAGFATLFHGRWCILTPDEGTPELAVERVAEFWRRLGADVERMAPAHHDRVLAVTSHLPHLIAYTIVGTASDLEEVTETEVIKYSAGGFRDFTRIAASDPTMWRDVFLTNREAVLEMLQRFSEDLTALQRAIRWGKGDALFELFSRTRAIRRSIVEQGQDDAREDFGRTHD from the coding sequence ATGCTGCCCTTTGCGCGTGTCACGATCATCGGGCTGGGGCTGATCGGCTCGTCGATCGCGCGCGGCATCCGGGCGGAAATGCCGAGCGTCGAGGTCACGGGCCATGATGCCGATCCGGACGTGCGCGAGCGCGCGGTCGAAATCGGCTTGTGCGACGACATCGCCGACAGCGCCGGCGCGGCGGTGATCGACGCCGATCTCGTCATCCTGTGCGTGCCGGTCGGCGCAATGGGCGCAGCGGCGGCCGAATTTGCCGAGGACCTTCCCGCCGACGCGATCGTCAGCGATGTCGGGTCATGCAAGGAAAGCGTCGCGGCAGCGCTTGCCGAGGCGTTGCCGGGCGCTATCATCGTTCCCGCCCACCCGGTGGCGGGCACAGAGCGCAGCGGACCGGATGCCGGCTTCGCCACGCTGTTCCACGGCCGCTGGTGCATTCTGACGCCGGACGAAGGCACGCCGGAACTCGCGGTCGAGCGCGTCGCCGAATTCTGGCGGCGGCTGGGCGCCGATGTGGAGCGCATGGCGCCGGCACATCACGACCGCGTCCTCGCCGTCACCAGCCATCTGCCGCACCTGATCGCCTATACCATCGTCGGCACCGCCTCCGATCTCGAGGAAGTGACAGAGACCGAGGTGATCAAATATTCCGCCGGCGGTTTCCGCGACTTCACCCGCATCGCCGCGTCCGATCCGACGATGTGGCGCGACGTGTTCCTGACCAACCGGGAGGCGGTGCTGGAGATGCTGCAACGCTTCTCCGAGGATCTGACCGCGCTGCAGCGCGCGATCCGCTGGGGCAAGGGCGACGCGCTGTTCGAGCTGTTCAGCCGCACCCGCGCGATCCGCCGCTCGATCGTCGAGCAGGGACAGGACGATGCGCGCGAGGATTTCGGTCGCACCCACGACTAA
- a CDS encoding GNAT family N-acetyltransferase — MIELSDDRDRLDIERIHGWLASSYWSPGIGRERVERAIAGSHCLGAYHEGTQVGFSRMITDHATFGWLSDVWVDADVRGQGIGRRMVRWFLDHPDFQDIRRMALVTRDAHGVYATLGFGPPARPELFMERLSEEAKAWLASGR, encoded by the coding sequence ATGATCGAACTTTCCGACGACCGCGACCGGCTCGATATCGAGCGCATCCACGGCTGGCTCGCATCGAGCTACTGGTCGCCCGGCATCGGGCGCGAGCGCGTCGAACGGGCGATCGCCGGCTCGCATTGCCTCGGCGCCTACCACGAGGGAACGCAGGTCGGCTTTTCGCGGATGATCACCGATCATGCGACCTTCGGCTGGCTCAGCGATGTTTGGGTCGATGCGGACGTGCGCGGGCAGGGGATCGGCCGGCGCATGGTGCGCTGGTTCCTCGACCATCCGGACTTTCAGGACATCCGACGGATGGCGCTCGTAACGCGCGACGCGCACGGCGTCTATGCAACACTTGGCTTCGGTCCGCCGGCGCGGCCGGAGCTGTTCATGGAGCGCCTGTCGGAAGAGGCGAAGGCATGGCTGGCATCGGGGCGATGA
- a CDS encoding FeoA family protein, translating to MNVATTIAPPIRLSQLPRRTAAKVAAIDWEMLARPEARRLRELGLDEGVGVEMMHQAAFGRGPVACRIGRMTIALRRHVAGAIHVLP from the coding sequence ATGAACGTAGCCACCACCATCGCTCCGCCGATTCGCCTGTCGCAGCTTCCGCGCCGTACGGCGGCGAAAGTGGCAGCGATCGACTGGGAAATGCTGGCCAGGCCGGAGGCGCGCCGCCTGCGCGAACTGGGGCTCGACGAAGGCGTCGGCGTGGAGATGATGCACCAGGCAGCGTTCGGGCGTGGCCCCGTCGCCTGCCGGATCGGCCGCATGACGATCGCACTCCGGCGCCATGTCGCGGGGGCGATCCACGTCCTTCCCTGA
- the feoB gene encoding ferrous iron transporter B — protein sequence MTPAPLVALVGNPNAGKSALFNALTGARQKVGNYPGVTVERHAGRMALADGRPVELVDLPGAYSLEPSSPDEQVTRDVVIGAQEGERLPDAIVVVVDAANLDNHLRFTLQLVSLGLPVVVALNMIDLAERDGLTLDPGVLEAELGVPVIPTVAVRRRGLEELKAAMAAAVHPGAKRVRPSDGHIDDDIVTLQRRARALSEAATVSETATRRWTHRIDAVALHPVFGSVLLFALLFVMFQAVFAWSEAPIAWIEDGMAWLGGAVGDALPQGFVRSLIVDGLIAGVGAVVVFLPQILILFAFILVLEASGYMVRAAFLMDRLMAAAGLSGRAFIPLLSSFACAVPGIMATRTIDDEKDRLTTILIAPLMTCSARLPVYAIIIGAMIPARQVLPGIGLQGLVLFGLYVMGIVGAFVAALVLRRTVTRGESSGFMMEMPKYQWPRLDDLALGLWQRARIFLKRAGTIIAFTTIILWLLLSFPKPPAGSDVSPVDYSIAGRIGHQIEKVVSPIGFNRDIALALLPAMSAREVAVSAIGTVYAVDNPDASAGEREIVSNLRKRWTLPTALAFLMWFVFAPQCISTIAITRRETNGWKWPAFMVGYLFVLAYIAAGATYWLAVALGL from the coding sequence ATGACGCCTGCGCCTCTCGTCGCGCTGGTCGGTAATCCCAATGCCGGCAAGAGCGCCCTGTTCAACGCGCTGACCGGCGCGCGGCAGAAGGTGGGCAACTATCCCGGCGTCACCGTCGAACGCCACGCCGGACGCATGGCGCTGGCCGACGGCCGTCCGGTCGAGCTGGTCGACCTTCCCGGCGCCTACAGCCTCGAACCGTCCAGCCCCGACGAGCAGGTCACGCGCGACGTCGTCATCGGCGCGCAGGAGGGCGAGCGGCTGCCCGATGCCATCGTCGTGGTGGTCGATGCCGCCAATCTCGACAACCATCTGCGCTTCACGCTGCAACTGGTGTCGCTCGGCCTGCCGGTGGTGGTGGCGCTCAACATGATCGACCTTGCCGAGCGCGACGGGCTGACGCTCGATCCCGGGGTGCTGGAGGCCGAACTCGGTGTCCCTGTGATTCCCACCGTGGCGGTGCGCCGGCGCGGCCTGGAGGAATTGAAGGCGGCGATGGCGGCGGCGGTGCATCCCGGCGCGAAACGGGTGCGCCCCAGCGACGGCCATATCGACGACGACATTGTGACGCTGCAACGCCGCGCGCGCGCACTGTCCGAAGCGGCCACCGTTTCCGAAACCGCCACCCGGCGCTGGACACACCGCATCGACGCGGTCGCGCTCCATCCGGTGTTCGGATCGGTCCTGCTGTTCGCGCTGCTGTTCGTCATGTTCCAGGCGGTGTTCGCCTGGTCGGAAGCGCCGATCGCCTGGATCGAGGACGGCATGGCGTGGCTCGGCGGTGCGGTCGGCGACGCGCTGCCGCAGGGATTCGTTCGCTCGTTGATCGTCGACGGACTGATCGCCGGGGTGGGGGCGGTGGTCGTGTTCCTGCCGCAGATCCTGATATTGTTCGCCTTCATCCTCGTGCTGGAAGCGAGCGGATACATGGTCCGCGCCGCCTTCCTGATGGACCGGCTGATGGCGGCGGCAGGGCTGTCGGGACGCGCCTTCATTCCGCTTCTGTCCTCCTTCGCCTGCGCCGTGCCCGGCATCATGGCGACGCGTACCATCGACGACGAGAAGGACCGGCTGACCACCATTCTGATCGCACCGCTGATGACGTGCTCCGCGCGCCTTCCGGTCTATGCCATCATCATCGGCGCGATGATCCCGGCGCGCCAGGTCCTGCCGGGCATCGGGCTGCAGGGGCTGGTGCTGTTCGGCCTTTACGTCATGGGCATCGTCGGCGCCTTCGTCGCCGCGCTCGTGCTCAGGCGGACGGTCACCAGGGGCGAATCGTCGGGCTTCATGATGGAGATGCCCAAATATCAGTGGCCGCGGCTCGATGATCTCGCGCTGGGCCTGTGGCAACGCGCGCGCATCTTCCTGAAGCGCGCCGGCACCATCATCGCCTTCACCACGATCATCCTCTGGCTGTTGCTGAGCTTTCCCAAGCCGCCTGCCGGATCGGACGTCTCGCCGGTTGATTATTCGATCGCCGGGCGCATCGGCCACCAGATCGAAAAGGTGGTCTCGCCGATCGGCTTCAACCGGGACATCGCGCTCGCGCTTCTCCCCGCCATGTCGGCGCGCGAGGTGGCGGTGTCGGCGATCGGCACGGTCTATGCCGTCGACAATCCGGATGCCAGTGCCGGCGAGCGCGAGATCGTGTCGAACCTGCGCAAGCGCTGGACCCTGCCAACCGCGCTCGCCTTCCTGATGTGGTTCGTCTTCGCGCCGCAGTGCATTTCGACCATCGCGATTACCAGGCGGGAGACGAATGGATGGAAATGGCCCGCCTTCATGGTTGGCTATTTGTTCGTGCTCGCCTACATCGCGGCAGGGGCGACATACTGGCTCGCCGTGGCACTCGGATTGTAG
- the ssb gene encoding single-stranded DNA-binding protein produces the protein MAGSVNKVILIGNLGRDPESRTFQNGGKVVNLRIATSEQWKDRNTGERREKTEWHSVAIFNEGLANIAERYLRKGSKVYIEGQLQTRKWQDQSGNDRYSTEVVLQGFNGAMTMLDSPGGQGGGGGSDWGGGSDFGGQSSGRGGSFNSGGDKSGGMGGTDFGGGFPDDLDDDVPF, from the coding sequence ATGGCCGGCAGCGTGAACAAGGTGATCCTGATCGGCAATCTCGGCCGCGATCCCGAAAGCCGCACCTTCCAGAATGGCGGCAAGGTGGTGAACCTGCGCATCGCCACCTCGGAGCAGTGGAAGGACCGCAATACCGGCGAGCGCCGCGAAAAGACCGAGTGGCATTCGGTCGCGATCTTCAACGAAGGCCTCGCCAACATCGCCGAGCGCTATCTGCGCAAGGGATCGAAGGTCTATATCGAAGGCCAGCTCCAGACGCGGAAGTGGCAGGACCAGTCGGGCAATGACCGCTATTCGACCGAGGTCGTGCTGCAAGGGTTCAACGGCGCGATGACCATGCTCGACAGCCCCGGCGGCCAGGGCGGCGGCGGTGGCTCCGACTGGGGCGGCGGCAGTGATTTCGGCGGCCAGTCCTCGGGCCGCGGCGGCTCGTTCAATTCGGGCGGGGACAAGTCGGGCGGCATGGGCGGCACCGATTTCGGCGGCGGCTTCCCGGACGATCTCGACGACGACGTGCCGTTCTGA
- a CDS encoding DUF389 domain-containing protein translates to MTAPALLQQNPIVVWWHDHIVATVDHVRVLDRVRGESGWSGRYAFMTLMSAGIAVLGLLLSSPAVVIGAMLISPLMGPIIGLGFGLATFDSAEIRESAVALALGVVLAVIFCALIVLMSPLQNVTEEIAARTQPNLFDLLVALFSALAGSYAMVRGREGTIVGVAIATALMPPLAVMGYGLATLNWTVFTGSTILFFTNLMTIALAAAGMARLYGFGSDLSPQHTILQTVLMVATLIAFAVPLGLSLRQIAWEATAQRDVRDVVASQFGDDSRISQIDVKYDPIRVDATVLTPQFESDAERDAQTTLTRLFGEPVTVTLEQYRVSTGAAAEAQQIAAAQANARRQAADQAAAQLVRQLALVAGVEPGSVLLDRDHRRAVVNAQPLPDTGLAAYRALEARVAKVASDWSVEVVPPAAPLPEIGFTEPPKQEAQSEQESANVLSDAGEQALQLVIWAGRRVKAPIGVSGPDAHVGTVVTTLTRAGVSAHRVDGPGGSDGAVTLRWLAPDDE, encoded by the coding sequence ATGACCGCGCCCGCGCTTTTGCAGCAAAATCCGATCGTCGTCTGGTGGCACGACCATATCGTGGCGACCGTCGATCACGTCCGCGTGCTCGACCGGGTGCGCGGCGAATCCGGCTGGAGCGGACGCTACGCCTTCATGACGCTGATGTCCGCGGGCATCGCCGTTCTGGGTCTCTTGCTCTCATCGCCGGCGGTGGTGATCGGCGCGATGCTGATCTCGCCGCTGATGGGACCGATCATCGGGCTGGGCTTCGGTCTCGCCACCTTCGATTCCGCAGAGATCAGGGAATCCGCTGTCGCGCTGGCGCTGGGCGTCGTGCTGGCGGTCATATTCTGCGCGCTGATCGTGCTGATGTCGCCGCTGCAGAACGTGACCGAAGAGATCGCGGCGCGCACCCAGCCCAATCTGTTCGACCTGCTGGTGGCGTTGTTTTCCGCGCTCGCCGGATCCTATGCAATGGTTCGCGGACGCGAGGGCACGATCGTGGGCGTCGCCATCGCCACTGCGTTGATGCCGCCGCTCGCGGTGATGGGCTATGGTCTCGCGACGCTCAACTGGACGGTGTTTACCGGCTCCACCATCCTGTTCTTCACCAACCTGATGACGATCGCCCTGGCGGCGGCCGGGATGGCGCGGCTCTACGGCTTCGGCTCCGACCTGTCGCCGCAGCATACCATCTTGCAGACCGTGCTGATGGTCGCGACGCTGATCGCGTTTGCCGTGCCGCTGGGCCTGTCGCTGCGGCAGATCGCCTGGGAAGCGACGGCGCAGCGCGACGTGCGCGATGTCGTCGCCAGCCAGTTCGGCGACGATTCGCGCATCAGCCAGATCGACGTGAAATACGATCCCATCCGGGTCGATGCGACGGTGCTGACGCCGCAATTCGAATCCGACGCCGAACGCGATGCGCAGACGACATTGACGCGGCTGTTCGGCGAGCCGGTGACCGTGACGCTGGAACAATATCGGGTGTCCACCGGCGCGGCCGCGGAGGCGCAGCAGATTGCTGCCGCGCAGGCGAATGCACGCCGGCAGGCCGCGGACCAGGCGGCGGCGCAGCTTGTCCGGCAACTGGCGCTCGTCGCGGGTGTCGAGCCCGGCTCCGTGTTGCTCGATCGCGATCATCGCCGCGCGGTCGTGAATGCCCAGCCGTTGCCCGATACCGGACTCGCCGCGTACCGGGCGCTCGAGGCCCGCGTCGCGAAGGTTGCCAGCGACTGGTCGGTCGAGGTCGTGCCGCCCGCCGCGCCGCTGCCGGAAATCGGGTTTACGGAACCGCCGAAGCAGGAGGCGCAATCGGAGCAGGAGAGCGCGAACGTGCTGAGCGATGCCGGCGAGCAGGCCCTGCAACTCGTCATCTGGGCCGGCAGGCGCGTGAAGGCGCCGATCGGCGTTTCGGGGCCGGATGCGCATGTCGGAACGGTGGTGACGACGCTGACCCGCGCGGGGGTGTCGGCGCACCGCGTCGACGGGCCCGGCGGCAGCGACGGTGCGGTGACGCTGCGGTGGCTGGCGCCCGACGACGAATGA
- the metW gene encoding methionine biosynthesis protein MetW, whose amino-acid sequence MAGIGAMTGLRPDLAVIARNVAEGTRVLDIGCGDGALMAALRDTRGVDARGLEIDPVNVAAAVARGLSVVQGDADTDLADYPDQSFDYAILSQTLQTSTRPGAVLNDLLRIGRRAFVSFPNFAHWRVRLSLLWGGRMPVTRLLPERWYETPNIHHVTIDDFRAMVAERGVVVERSWFLSGDKRTGSAAANLFAEHAVFLLSRNSRPR is encoded by the coding sequence ATGGCTGGCATCGGGGCGATGACCGGTCTTCGCCCCGATCTGGCGGTGATCGCCCGCAATGTCGCCGAGGGCACGCGCGTGCTCGATATCGGCTGCGGCGACGGCGCGCTGATGGCGGCGCTGCGCGACACGCGGGGGGTGGATGCGCGCGGGCTGGAGATCGATCCGGTCAATGTCGCAGCCGCGGTCGCGCGCGGCCTGTCGGTGGTGCAGGGCGATGCCGATACCGACCTCGCCGACTATCCCGACCAGAGCTTCGATTACGCGATCCTCAGCCAGACGCTGCAGACATCGACGCGGCCGGGAGCCGTCCTGAACGACCTGTTGCGGATCGGGCGGCGGGCCTTCGTGTCCTTTCCCAATTTCGCGCACTGGCGGGTGCGGCTGTCGCTCCTTTGGGGCGGACGCATGCCGGTGACGCGGCTGCTGCCCGAACGCTGGTACGAGACGCCGAATATCCATCACGTCACCATTGATGACTTTCGCGCCATGGTGGCCGAACGCGGCGTCGTGGTTGAGCGGTCCTGGTTCCTGTCGGGCGACAAGCGCACCGGTTCAGCCGCGGCCAATCTGTTCGCCGAACACGCGGTATTCCTGCTCAGCCGCAACTCGCGACCGCGTTAG
- the metX gene encoding homoserine O-acetyltransferase MetX, whose protein sequence is MSSDPRFGLRRHVTLPGPLALDSGATLAPVEIGYETYGALNEDASNAVLICHALTGDQHVASDHPITGKPGWWTRMIGPGKPIDPIRHFIVCANVIGSCMGSSGPATIDPATGAPFGMAFPVITIRDMVRAQGALLDHLGVQRLKAVVGGSMGGMQALSWPATFPARVGAVVVIASTSRHSAQNIAYHEVGRQAIMADPKWRGGDYYTANDPPSAGLAVARMAAHITYLSEAGLTEKFGRRFQARKNGEAGAKSFGFDADFQVESYLRHQGLSFSDRFDANSYLYITRALDYFDLAEEHGGMLANAFRETQARFCVVSFDSDWLYPTRESRTIVKALNAAGRHVSFVELSSPFGHDAFLLDSPELNRVVDGFLRTGE, encoded by the coding sequence ATGTCGTCCGACCCGCGTTTCGGCCTCCGCCGCCATGTCACCTTGCCGGGGCCGCTCGCCCTCGACAGTGGCGCGACGCTGGCGCCGGTCGAGATCGGCTACGAGACCTATGGCGCGCTCAACGAGGATGCGAGCAACGCCGTCCTGATCTGTCACGCGCTGACCGGCGACCAGCATGTCGCCTCCGACCATCCGATTACGGGCAAGCCCGGCTGGTGGACGCGCATGATCGGGCCGGGCAAGCCGATCGATCCGATACGGCATTTCATCGTCTGCGCGAACGTCATCGGCAGTTGCATGGGCTCCTCCGGCCCGGCAACGATCGATCCGGCGACGGGCGCGCCGTTCGGCATGGCGTTTCCCGTCATCACCATCCGCGACATGGTGCGCGCGCAAGGCGCGTTGCTCGATCATCTCGGCGTTCAGCGGCTGAAGGCGGTGGTCGGCGGGTCGATGGGCGGGATGCAGGCGCTGAGCTGGCCGGCAACCTTCCCTGCCCGTGTCGGCGCGGTGGTGGTGATCGCCTCGACCTCGCGCCACTCGGCCCAGAATATCGCCTATCACGAGGTCGGGCGGCAGGCGATCATGGCCGATCCGAAATGGCGCGGCGGAGACTATTACACCGCGAACGATCCGCCGAGCGCGGGCCTCGCCGTCGCACGGATGGCGGCGCACATCACCTATCTGTCCGAAGCCGGGCTGACCGAGAAGTTCGGACGCCGCTTCCAGGCCCGTAAAAACGGCGAGGCGGGGGCGAAGTCGTTCGGCTTCGACGCCGATTTCCAGGTCGAGAGCTATCTGCGCCACCAGGGCCTGTCGTTCAGCGACCGCTTCGACGCCAATTCCTATCTCTATATCACCCGCGCGCTCGATTATTTCGACCTGGCCGAGGAACATGGCGGCATGCTGGCGAATGCGTTTCGAGAGACGCAGGCGCGGTTCTGCGTCGTCAGTTTCGACAGCGACTGGCTCTATCCCACCCGCGAATCACGCACGATCGTGAAGGCGCTCAACGCGGCGGGACGCCATGTCAGCTTCGTCGAATTGTCGAGTCCGTTCGGCCATGACGCCTTCCTGCTCGATTCGCCCGAACTCAACCGCGTGGTCGACGGCTTTCTGAGGACGGGAGAATGA
- the hisC gene encoding histidinol-phosphate transaminase, with product MTAPQPKPWIMEIAPYVPGRSTTDDGRKVAKLSSNENPLGTSAKARAAFDGADRSLERYPDAGAAELREALAAKHGLDPARIIYGTGSDEVLHLAAGAFAGPGDEIIFVRYGFAVYEIAARRVGATPVVAPDTDYATDVDAILAAVTDRTRVVFVANPNNPTGTFTPREEIARLHANLPKSVLLVLDHAYSEYLTRQEDDHGLKLACDQPNVLVTRTFSKIYGLAAERIGWGYASADIIGAMHRIRAPFNVTTAGQQAAIAALGDDDFTDASREHNRKWLGWFTEQVESLGNAGLRAVPSKANFLLVLFEGEVSAETAYKALMDKGYITRWLPGQGLGNGLRISIGTEDEVRGVAAALREIVTG from the coding sequence ATGACCGCACCACAGCCCAAGCCCTGGATCATGGAAATTGCCCCCTATGTGCCGGGGCGTTCGACCACCGATGACGGCCGCAAGGTCGCCAAGCTGTCGTCCAACGAAAACCCGCTCGGCACCTCGGCAAAGGCGCGCGCGGCGTTCGATGGCGCCGATCGCAGCCTCGAACGCTATCCCGATGCGGGCGCCGCCGAACTGCGCGAGGCGCTGGCGGCGAAACACGGGCTGGACCCCGCGCGGATCATCTACGGCACCGGATCGGACGAGGTGCTCCACCTCGCGGCCGGCGCGTTCGCAGGGCCGGGGGACGAGATCATCTTCGTGCGCTACGGCTTTGCGGTGTACGAGATCGCCGCGCGGCGCGTCGGCGCGACGCCGGTGGTCGCGCCCGACACCGACTATGCCACCGATGTCGACGCGATCCTCGCCGCCGTCACCGATCGCACGCGCGTCGTCTTCGTCGCCAATCCGAACAATCCCACGGGCACCTTCACCCCGCGCGAGGAAATCGCCCGGCTGCACGCGAACCTGCCGAAGTCGGTGCTGCTCGTCCTCGATCATGCCTATTCGGAATATCTGACCCGGCAAGAGGACGATCACGGGCTGAAGCTGGCTTGTGATCAGCCCAACGTGCTCGTTACGCGCACCTTTTCAAAGATCTACGGTCTGGCCGCCGAGCGGATCGGCTGGGGTTATGCCAGTGCCGATATCATCGGCGCGATGCACCGCATCCGCGCGCCGTTCAACGTCACCACCGCCGGTCAGCAGGCGGCGATCGCGGCGCTGGGCGACGATGATTTCACCGACGCCAGCCGCGAGCACAACCGCAAATGGCTCGGCTGGTTCACCGAACAGGTCGAAAGCCTCGGCAATGCCGGTCTGCGCGCCGTACCGTCCAAAGCCAATTTCCTGCTCGTCCTGTTCGAGGGCGAAGTGAGCGCCGAAACCGCGTACAAGGCGCTGATGGACAAAGGCTATATCACCCGCTGGCTGCCGGGGCAGGGCCTCGGCAACGGGCTGCGTATCTCGATCGGCACCGAGGATGAGGTGCGCGGCGTGGCGGCGGCGCTGCGTGAGATCGTGACCGGCTGA
- a CDS encoding DUF1206 domain-containing protein, producing MKRIARLEHFARAGYLARALVYFLLGYLTLATAHAEGTASVLDDIRNLPAGRVVLIATAVGLIGYGIFRIYGAALDIQGAGAGWTGMAKRVGHVGSGIAHLVLAYLAVRLALDSGGGAGGSSGGTQAAETIMDFPGGWIVLGLIGIGFVGAAFNQAVKAATANFMYLLDIDAPRWAEAVGRIGYAARAVVFLVLGWHILESAWSTDAQQIGFQAALESLQSMTWLYQAVAAGLLVFGIFSLVMARYRKIRDQNVIDRITGGTARPI from the coding sequence GTGAAGCGAATCGCACGATTGGAGCACTTCGCCCGGGCCGGATATCTCGCCCGGGCGCTCGTCTATTTCCTGCTAGGCTATCTGACGCTCGCGACCGCGCATGCCGAGGGAACGGCAAGCGTGCTCGACGACATCCGCAACCTGCCCGCGGGGAGGGTCGTCCTGATCGCCACCGCTGTCGGCCTGATCGGCTACGGCATCTTCCGCATCTATGGCGCGGCGCTCGACATTCAGGGCGCCGGCGCCGGCTGGACGGGCATGGCGAAGCGGGTCGGCCATGTCGGCAGCGGCATCGCACATCTCGTCCTGGCCTATCTGGCGGTCAGGCTTGCACTGGATAGCGGCGGCGGCGCCGGAGGCTCCAGCGGCGGGACGCAGGCGGCGGAAACCATCATGGATTTCCCCGGCGGCTGGATCGTGCTCGGCCTGATCGGCATCGGCTTCGTCGGGGCGGCCTTCAACCAGGCGGTGAAGGCCGCGACCGCCAATTTCATGTATCTGCTCGACATCGACGCGCCGCGCTGGGCGGAAGCGGTGGGCCGGATCGGCTATGCCGCGCGCGCGGTGGTGTTCCTGGTGTTAGGATGGCACATCCTCGAATCGGCGTGGAGCACCGATGCGCAGCAGATCGGATTCCAGGCAGCGCTGGAATCGCTGCAAAGCATGACCTGGCTCTATCAGGCCGTCGCCGCCGGCCTGCTCGTCTTCGGCATCTTCAGCCTGGTGATGGCGCGCTATCGCAAGATTCGCGATCAGAACGTCATCGACCGCATCACCGGTGGCACTGCCCGGCCGATCTAA